One window of Trichoderma breve strain T069 chromosome 3, whole genome shotgun sequence genomic DNA carries:
- a CDS encoding hsp70 protein domain-containing protein, with translation MTSQRRSPLLMLLGAIFFLSTNVLAAAAVLGVDLGTEYIKAALVKPGIPLEIVLTKDSRRKETSAVAFKPSKGAVAEGQYPERNYGADAMAIAARFPGEVYPNLKPLLGLPVGDAIVQEYAARHPALKLQAHATRGTAAFKTETLTAEEEAWMVEELLAMELQSIQKNAEVTAGGDSSIRSIVLTVPPFYTIEEKRALQMAAELAGFKVLSLVSEGLAVGLNYATSRQFPNINEGAKPEYHLVFDMGAGSTTATVMRFQSRTVKDVGKFNKTVQEIQVLGSGWDRTLGGDSLNSLIVDDMISQFVESKGAQKISATAEQVHSHGRAVAKLSKEAERLRHVLSANQNTQASFEGLYEDVDFKYKISRPDFETMAEGHVERVAAAIKEALKAANLEIGDLTSVILHGGATRTPFVQKALEKALGSGDKIRSNVNSDEAAVFGAAFRAAELSPSFRVKEIRISEGAQYPAGITWKAANGKVQRQRLWTAPSPLGGPAKEITFTEQEDFTGSFYQQVDTEDKIAKTFSTKNLTATVAALKEKYPTCADTGVQFKAAVKLRTENGEVEIVKAVVECEAEVTEKEGFVDGVKNLFGFGKKDQKPLGEGDKDSAEASEDAEAKAEEASSDAKSASTSSTKSGEAAQSTDAAKEEVKKKQIVSIPVDITLEKAGIPQLTKAEWTKAKDRLKAFAASDKARVQREEALNQLEAYTYRVRDLVDNEAFISASTEEERQTLAEKASEASDWLYEEGDAATKADFVAKLKVLQDLVGPIQSRLDEAERRPGLITELRNILNTTDVFINTVRAQISAYDEWKATASAKEAESATSSTAAETPSTGFEDLEDDDESSKDAEEKPTKEEVVPPLHNSEEIDGLEVLYKETLDWLNKLEVEQTGIPLTQDPVLKVSELVAKRDALDKASLDLALKSYNQYQKNKPKKPTKSKKAKKDKTKSGEKATPTFEFPEGSTPLSSEELEELVKQYMKEEEDARRNAEDTAKPEHDEL, from the coding sequence ATGACATCACAACGCCGTTCACCGTTACTGATGCTCCTAGgagccatcttcttcttatccacCAATGTCCTGGCCGCCGCAGCCGTTCTCGGAGTCGATCTGGGCACCGAGTACATCAAGGCTGCGCTGGTAAAGCCTGGCATCCCGCTTGAGATTGTGCTTACAAAAGACTCTCGACGAAAAGAAACCTCCGCCGTTGCTTTCAAGCCTTCAAAAGGCGCCGTAGCTGAGGGCCAGTATCCCGAGCGCAACTATGGCGCTGACGCAATGGCCATTGCCGCACGATTCCCCGGCGAAGTATACCCGAATCTGAAGCCCCTCCTCGGACTCCCAGTGGGAGATGCGATTGTCCAAGAATACGCGGCCAGACATCCTGCGTTGAAGCTCCAGGCGCATGCCACAAGAGGGACCGCTGCGTTCAAGACGGAGACTTTGactgctgaggaagaggcttggatggtggaggagcttcTGGCCATGGAACTTCAAAGCATCCAGAAGAACGCAGAAGTTACTGCTGGCGGCGACTCTTCGATCCGCTCAATCGTTCTCACCGTACCGCCGTTCTATACCATTGAAGAGAAGCGAGCCCTGCAAATGGCAGCGGAACTGGCTGGCTTCAAGGTTCTCAGCCTGGTTAGCGAAGGTCTGGCCGTGGGCCTCAACTACGCCACCAGTCGCCAATTCCCCAACATCAACGAAGGCGCCAAACCGGAATATCATCTGGTCTTTGACATGGGAGCGGGATCGACTACCGCCACTGTAATGAGATTTCAGAGCCGTACCGTCAAGGATGTTGGCAAGTTCAACAAGACGGTGCAAGAGATCCAGGTTCTTGGCAGTGGCTGGGACAGGACCCTTGGTGGAGATTCTCTCAACTCATTGATTGTTGATGACATGATTTCTCAGTTTGTGGAATCCAAGGGCGCTCAGAAAATCTCGGCAACCGCTGAGCAAGTTCACTCTCATGGCCGCGCCGTTGCAAAGCTGAGCAAGGAAGCTGAGCGCCTTCGTCATGTTTTGAGCGCCAACCAGAACACCCAGGCCAGCTTTGAGGGGCTGTACGAGGATGTCGACTTCAAATACAAGATTTCTCGACCTGACTTTGAGACTATGGCGGAGGGCCATGTGGAGCGAGTTGCCGCTGCCATTAAGGAGGCTCTGAAAGCAGCTAACCTCGAAATTGGCGATCTCACGTCTGTCATCCTTCACGGTGGTGCAACTCGTACTCCATTTGTACAAAAGGCACTTGAGAAGGCCCTTGGCTCTGGAGACAAAATTCGATCAAACGTAAACTCTGATGAGGCTGCCGTATTCGGTGCGGCTTTCCGAGCTGCCGAGCTCAGCCCAAGCTTCCGCGTGAAGGAAATTAGGATTTCAGAGGGTGCCCAGTACCCAGCCGGCATTACCTGGAAAGCAGCCAACGGCAAAGTACAACGCCAGAGACTCTGGACAGCCCCTTCGCCCCTCGGTGGCCCGGCCAAGGAGATTACTTTCACTGAGCAAGAGGACTTTACTGGTTCATTTTATCAGCAAGTTGATACCGAGGACAAAATTGCCAAGACTTTCTCGACCAAGAACCTAACTGCAACTGTCGCGGCTCTCAAGGAAAAGTATCCCACGTGCGCCGACACCGGCGTTCAGTTCAAGGCTGCGGTTAAGCTTCGTACTGAGAACGGCGAAGTCGAGATCGTCAAGGCCGTAGTCGAATGTGAGGCTGAAGTGACTGAGAAAGAGGGCTTCGTTGACGGCGTTAAGAATCTTTTTGGTTTCGGTAAGAAGGACCAGAAGCCCCTTGGCGAAGGAGACAAGGACAGTGCCGAAGCATCAGAAGATGCCgaagccaaggctgaagaggccaGCTCGGATGCCAAGTCAGCTTctaccagcagcaccaaatCCGGAGAGGCGGCTCAGTCCACAGATGCCGCAAAGGAggaagtcaagaagaagcagattgtATCCATTCCTGTTGACATTACACTGGAGAAGGCTGGAATCCCACAGCTGACCAAGGCTGAGTGGACCAAGGCTAAGGATCGATTGAAGGCATTCGCAGCCTCTGACAAGGCAAGAGTGCAGCGCGAGGAGGCATTGAACCAGCTTGAAGCATACACATACAGGGTCCGCGATCTTGTCGACAACGAGGCCTTCATCTCGGCATCTACTGAGGAGGAGCGACAGACACTGGCCGAAAAGGCTAGCGAAGCCAGTGATTGGCTCTACGAGGAGGGAGATGCAGCCACGAAAGCCGACTTTGTTGCCAAACTTAAGGTTCTCCAAGACCTTGTGGGACCAATTCAGAGCCGCCTAGATGAGGCTGAACGGCGACCTGGGCTGATTACTGAATTGAGGAACATTCTCAACACTACGGACGTATTTATCAACACTGTGCGTGCACAGATCTCTGCATACGACGAGTGGAAAGCCACAGCCtccgccaaagaagccgaaTCTGCGACCTCTAGTACTGCTGCTGAAACACCAAGCACCGGCTTTGAGGACCtagaggatgatgatgaaagtTCCAAGGACGCAGAAGAGAAGCCCACTAAAGAAGAGGTGGTGCCTCCGCTACACAACTCTGAGGAAATAGACGGCCTCGAGGTTCTCTACAAGGAGACACTGGATTGGCTTAACAAGCTCGAAGTTGAGCAGACGGGCATTCCTCTCACCCAGGATCCTGTCCTCAAGGTTAGCGAACTGGTTGCCAAACGTGATGCGCTCGACAAGGCCAGCTTGGACCTCGCACTGAAGAGCTACAACCAATACCAGAAGaacaagcccaagaagcccaccaagagcaagaaggcgaagaaggacaagacaaagagtGGTGAAAAGGCCACCCCCACCTTTGAGTTTCCTGAGGGAAGCACGCCTCTCTCTagcgaggagctggaagagtTGGTCAAGCAGTAtatgaaggaggaggaggatgcccGCAGAAACGCGGAAGACACAGCGAAGCCGGAGCATGATGAGCTCTAG
- a CDS encoding CENP-W protein domain-containing protein, producing the protein MVAGKKPYPKATLKKIVKAHAGMSIRKNTDITIYLNYVLFMNRLVKEAAIHAKQSGERGLTARSVRKATRDALAKFKG; encoded by the exons ATGGTGGCGGGCAAAAAGCCTTACCCCAAGGCTaccttgaagaagattgtcaaggCGCATGCGGGCATGAGCATTAGAAAAAACACCGACATCACG ATCTATCTCAACTATGTTTTGTTTATGAACAG ATTAGTCAAAGAGGCCGCTATTCATGCAAAACAGTCGGGAGAACGTGGGTTGACTGCTCGGAGCGTGAGAAAGGCAACTCGA GATGCTTTGGCTAAGTTCAAAGGCTGA
- a CDS encoding prefoldin subunit domain-containing protein, producing the protein MASIMQRRMLSKEDEAADEVEVRREDQDKINRFSRLHQRELALKEELQLKSKEKEELDDISTELELADEDEKIQYKIGDAFFHLPLEQAQEMLSTATTRIDEETEKLEEKLGTIEDEMSQLKVELYARFGKQINLET; encoded by the exons ATGGCTTCAATAATGCAGCGCCGCATG CTCTCCAAGGAAGACGAAGCCGCAGACGAGGTCGAGGTTCGACGAGAAGACCAGGACAAGATCAACAGATTCAGTCGGCTACACCAGCGAGAGCTTGCCTTgaaggaggagctgcagctcaagAGC aaggaaaaggaagagctggatgacATCTCCACCGAACTCGAACTtgcagatgaggatgaaaagaTACA ATACAAAATCGGCGACGCCTTTTTCCACCTCCCTCTCGAACAAGCACAAGAGATGCTTAGCACCGCAACAACGAGAATAGACGAAGAGACCGAAAAGCTGGAAGAAAAGCTTGGCACCATCGAAGACGAGATGTCACAGCTCAAGGTCGAGCTTTATGCAAGATTCGGCAAGCAAATCAACTTGGAGACGTGA
- a CDS encoding glycosyl transferase family 90 domain-containing protein has product MVEAKAHHEDLMEKRSDNITSAAARYRERRGRHPPPGFDKWVAGALENNAIIVEDFFDRIYTDLAPFWSLDTETIAKRASSWFHVVKVRNGTAEGVGDVEGRVIWLQLWTELVSEFAEHLPDVDMPINYMDESRILVPFDEITKLRQKEQESRKITPTKEVTTQFKGLKRIDDAKLEPYDPKWHSFDDASYWDLFVKTCGPDTPAYGVQSVTDFTAPASIPNEWNPSYSYKGFIRNWTAAMDPCIQPHLRQLHGTFVKPVSLSSTEELIPLFGGSKLMANNEILIPGAMYLVNDEFYAGGEDHGVSWKHKKDGIVWRGEASGGRAGEDMWQHFHRHRLIQMLNGTTVSEMEHRNERSPTFEMPSRRLYNSEHLSQGQVGAWLNENANAGFVKLCPPDACAFLEPYYHEVERVPMKEQYGYKFLPDVDGNSFSARYRGFLRSTSMPLKATVYAEWHDDRLIPWMHFAPFDNTFQDLYSVLNFFADGPRGRGDEAARFIAETGQAWAEKVLRREDMALYVWRLLLEWARICDENREKLGFVGDLV; this is encoded by the coding sequence ATGGTCGAAGCCAAAGCCCATCATGAGGATTTAATGGAAAAACGCAGTGACAATATCACAAGCGCTGCTGCTAGGTATCGAGAGCGGAGAGGAAGACACCCGCCGCCAGGCTTCGACAAATGGGTCGCAGGCGCGCTCGAAAACAACGCAATCATTGTCGAAGACTTCTTCGATCGCATCTATACCGACTTGGCCCCCTTTTGGTCCCTTGACACGGAAACAATCGCCAAGCGAGCCAGTTCTTGGTTCCACGTTGTCAAGGTGCGAAATGGAACGGCCGAAGGTGTAGGAGACGTTGAAGGGAGAGTGATCTGGCTGCAGCTCTGGACAGAACTGGTCAGCGAGTTTGCTGAACACTTGCCTGACGTCGACATGCCCATAAACTACATGGATGAATCTCGAATCCTCGTCCCTTTCGACGAAATCACGAAACTCCGacaaaaagaacaagagagcAGGAAAATCACTCCTACTAAAGAAGTTACCACTCAATTCAAGGGCTTGAAGCGTATTGATGACGCCAAATTGGAGCCGTACGATCCTAAATGGCATTCCTTTGACGATGCTTCATACTGGGACTTGTTCGTCAAGACGTGCGGCCCAGATACACCTGCTTACGGCGTCCAAAGTGTAACGGATTTCACGGCCCCCGCGAGCATTCCTAACGAATGGAACCCGTCATACTCTTACAAAGGCTTCATTCGAAACTGGACAGCAGCCATGGACCCTTGTATACAGCCACACTTGCGCCAGTTACATGGTACCTTTGTCAAGCCCGTCAGCTTGTCCTCCACAGAGGAGCTGATTCCGTTGTTTGGCGGCTCGAAGCTTATGGCGAACAATGAGATCCTCATCCCGGGAGCAATGTACCTGGTCAACGACGAGTTCTACGCCGGAGGTGAAGACCATGGAGTCTCCTGGAAACACAAAAAGGACGGCATTGTCTGGCGAGGAGAGGCTTCCGGCGGCCGTGCTGGCGAAGATATGTGGCAACACTTCCACCGCCACAGGCTCATCCAAATGCTCAACGGCACAACTGTCAGCGAGATGGAGCATCGCAACGAACGATCCCCGACATTCGAAATGCCGTCGCGACGGCTCTATAACAGCGAGCATCTGTCTCAGGGACAAGTTGGAGCCTGGCTCAACGAAAATGCGAATGCCGGCTTCGTCAAGCTCTGCCCTCCTGACGCATGCGCATTTCTCGAGCCGTACTATCACGAGGTGGAGCGCGTCCCAATGAAAGAACAATACGGCTACAAGTTTCTCCCCGATGTCGACGGCAATTCCTTTAGCGCTCGATATCGCGGCTTTCTGCGATCAACCAGCATGCCCCTCAAGGCGACGGTATACGCCGAGTGGCACGACGACCGACTTATTCCCTGGATGCACTTTGCGCCTTTCGACAACACCTTTCAAGATTTATATTCGGTCCTCAACTTTTTCGCCGACGGTCCCAGGGGCAGAGGCGACGAAGCTGCTCGATTCATTGCGGAAACCGGCCAGGCGTGGGCAGAAAAGGTTCTCAGACGAGAGGATATGGCGTTGTATGTTTGGCGGCTGTTGCTTGAGTGGGCTCGCATCTGTGATGAAAACAGGGAAAAGCTTGGGTTTGTGGGTGACTTGGTTTAA